Proteins encoded within one genomic window of Saccharopolyspora pogona:
- a CDS encoding DUF1349 domain-containing protein, with protein sequence MVWHQPAQFGYRLPTPDKWKQVGMQQAEDITLFGLDGWRWLNQPVNWLSYAGLTVTADSGTDFWRTTHYGFVRDSGHALLRPVGPRFTLTTRFFGDYREQYDQAGLLLRLDEQNWIKAGIELVDGEQLLSAVVTREVSDWNVVPLEAVCGPVESITLQLERAGDTATIRYAADGDEPKTLLRVAYFPPEVPAEAGLMCASPDGAGFPIRFAELSLVEGS encoded by the coding sequence ATGGTCTGGCACCAACCGGCACAGTTCGGATATCGTCTGCCGACCCCGGACAAGTGGAAACAGGTGGGCATGCAGCAGGCTGAGGACATCACACTGTTCGGGCTCGACGGTTGGCGGTGGCTCAACCAGCCGGTGAACTGGTTGTCCTACGCGGGATTGACGGTGACCGCCGACTCCGGCACGGATTTCTGGCGGACGACCCACTACGGCTTCGTGCGCGACAGCGGGCACGCGCTGCTGCGCCCAGTGGGGCCGCGGTTCACGTTGACGACCCGGTTCTTCGGCGACTACCGGGAGCAGTACGACCAGGCCGGGCTGCTGCTGCGGCTGGACGAGCAGAACTGGATCAAGGCGGGCATCGAGCTCGTCGACGGCGAGCAGCTGCTCAGCGCGGTGGTGACCCGCGAGGTCTCGGACTGGAACGTGGTGCCGCTGGAGGCGGTGTGCGGCCCGGTCGAGTCGATCACCCTCCAACTGGAGCGGGCCGGCGACACCGCGACGATCCGCTACGCCGCCGACGGCGACGAGCCCAAGACGCTGCTTCGGGTGGCGTACTTCCCGCCGGAGGTCCCGGCCGAGGCCGGGCTGATGTGCGCCTCCCCGGATGGCGCGGGTTTCCCGATCCGCTTCGCCGAACTGTCCCTCGTGGAGGGCTCGTAG
- a CDS encoding transposase family protein, translating into MVLFLSKLLAGERRRKGTRKGRRALTTFWQAVLVLRWFRDRTDTTKLARDHGVARATGYRYVDEGIEALAAQAPDLHDALQRAKDNGDAYLILDGKNFSSDRLGEKTTSTKGTEIDLWYSGKTREQAGNIQALTDPDGFPLWVSDVEPGSVHDITAAENHVLGALYWAYSQLDLPTLADGGYQGAGAGVLTPIKHPKTSKGRPLDVDNQTYNKLLRGLRALGERGFALLTGRWRALRHFTTSPRKIGPIVKAALVLTQFEHGRLA; encoded by the coding sequence CTGGTGCTCTTCCTCAGCAAGCTGCTGGCCGGTGAACGCCGCCGGAAAGGGACCCGCAAGGGGCGCCGGGCGTTGACCACGTTCTGGCAGGCTGTGCTGGTCCTGCGGTGGTTCCGCGACCGCACCGACACCACCAAACTGGCCCGCGATCACGGTGTCGCCCGCGCGACCGGCTACCGGTATGTCGACGAGGGCATCGAGGCGCTGGCCGCGCAGGCCCCGGATCTGCACGACGCCCTGCAACGGGCCAAAGACAACGGCGACGCCTATCTGATCCTGGACGGCAAAAACTTCTCCTCCGACCGTCTCGGCGAAAAGACCACCAGCACCAAAGGCACCGAGATCGACCTGTGGTACTCCGGGAAAACCCGCGAACAAGCCGGCAACATCCAAGCACTGACGGACCCGGACGGGTTCCCGCTGTGGGTCTCCGACGTCGAGCCCGGGTCCGTCCACGACATCACCGCCGCTGAAAACCACGTCCTCGGCGCCCTGTACTGGGCTTACTCCCAGCTCGACCTGCCCACCCTGGCCGACGGCGGCTACCAGGGTGCCGGAGCCGGGGTCCTCACCCCGATCAAACACCCCAAAACCAGCAAAGGCCGCCCACTCGACGTCGACAACCAGACCTACAACAAACTGCTGCGCGGCCTGCGCGCCCTCGGCGAACGCGGATTCGCCCTGCTCACCGGCCGTTGGCGCGCCCTACGACACTTCACCACCAGCCCCC